A region of Heliangelus exortis chromosome 4, bHelExo1.hap1, whole genome shotgun sequence DNA encodes the following proteins:
- the ANKRD37 gene encoding ankyrin repeat domain-containing protein 37 translates to MLLTLGKVAAFPPSSPPRPRVCEGRAGQPRSPWPPQSPFTGTAPAGPGPAAPPGRPIGGRRLPVRPLPACLRAARRLPGVAGTATGTAGEGDGEQLRSGAVREPNVLGKREAMLMLDCSSESGSSSNLLEAGTGVNAPADAFGQSPAHLAACGGEAFFLLWQLQTGANLNQQDCLGEAPIHKAAKVGSLECLALLVAGDAKIDLCNNSGQTAADLALAYGFLDCAKFLTTVQHTQTMKLRGQSACSLSDKRGLLREDPAGQKQEFGTNRSISRKRRRPDGPAAKDVFEEIHSAQDTWLYQT, encoded by the exons ATGCTCCTCACCCTGGGGAAGGTGGCAGCTTTCCCGCCCTCCTCCCCCCCGCGGCCGCGAGTGTGTGAGGGACGTGCCGGTCAGCCCCGCTCGCCATGGCCGCCCCAGTCCCCGTTTACCGGCACCGCGCCGGCGGGCCCAGGCCCCGCAGCGCCCCCGGGGAGGCCAATCGGGGGCAGGCGGTTACCGGTCCGTCCGCTCCCTGCTTGCCTACGTGCCGCGAGGCGGCTGCCGGGGGTTGCGGGCACGGCTACGGGTACGGCTGGCGAGGGGGACGGGGAACAGCTTCGCAGCGGAGCTGTGAGAGAGCCAAACGTGCTCGGGAAAAGGGAGGCGATGTTGATGCTGGATTGCAGTTCAGAG TCTGGTAGTTCCAGCAATCTGCTCGAGGCAGGAACTGGTGTGAACGCACCTGCAGATGCCTTTGGTCAGTCTCCAGCTCACTTGGCTGCTTGTGGTGGTGAAGCTTTTTTCCTACTTTGGCAACTGCAGACAGGTGCAAATTTGAACCAACag GATTGCCTTGGAGAAGCCCCAAttcacaaagcagcaaaagttGGGAGTTTGGAATGCCTTGCTCTCCTTGTTGCTGGTGATGCTAAAATTGA CTTGTGCAACAACAGTGGACAAACAGCAGCAGACCTTGCACTGGCTTACGGCTTTCTAGATTGTGCCAAGTTCCTCACCACAGTTCAGCACACTCAGACAATGAAACTGAGAGGACAGTCTGCCTGCTCACTAAGTGACAAACGTGGCTTGTTGAGAGAGGATCCAGCTGGACAGAAACAAGAATTTGGAACTAACAGATCCATaagcaggaagagaagaagacCAGATG GACCAGCAGCAAAGGATGTCTTTGAGGAGATTCACAGTGCACAAGACACCTGGTTATATCAAACCTGA